The following coding sequences are from one Acetonema longum DSM 6540 window:
- a CDS encoding PucR family transcriptional regulator — protein sequence MNKDIGLSLKEVLELLPFAQSKPVAGHGGLDKVVRSVNIMEVPDILAWTKPGELLLTTAYSIRDNLPAQQNLVPELASKGLVGLAIKPGRYIERIPIVMMDQADQLQFPLIELSAEVAFPDLINAVLTATLDKQNDYLSRSLNSHRLFMDIVSFGGDLADMARSLAQIIENTVLIYDAKHQRLVGETVNWPIEDIQLLWRCEDKDRVELPVQSRTYLTELPDFTFRIMELPVASGHEVYGKVVVAETNRPLTGQDILIIERLATVAALEIANRHAIMQIERRYANEFLDQLLFSSLDDDLRNRARFFGWDLCKPYVAILFQYENAVWQGMEIDNEIEKKRNEINNRIYLEVAQRCRGHNCTAIPGTKSNVVVLLLEVVSKESKQAYREIRKAVESLRQVVTPLVKEGWITIGTGRYYPEPGGYQKSYQEAVKALKIGKETGCSGQNVYFQDLGIYRLFALIEKKNELEEFLEENILPLMRYDAEKNSDLLLTLEMFFHYHGNAKKVSEKLFTHYNTILYRLDRIQEITGMNLDDPEDRLNLQVALRIRKLIQRG from the coding sequence ATGAACAAGGATATTGGTCTGAGCCTGAAAGAAGTTTTGGAGTTGCTGCCGTTTGCCCAATCAAAACCGGTTGCCGGACACGGCGGACTGGATAAGGTTGTGCGCAGTGTCAACATCATGGAGGTACCGGATATTTTGGCCTGGACCAAACCCGGCGAGCTGCTGCTGACCACTGCCTATTCCATTCGGGATAACCTGCCGGCACAGCAGAACCTGGTTCCCGAATTAGCCAGTAAGGGATTGGTCGGGTTGGCGATCAAGCCCGGACGATATATCGAGCGCATTCCCATCGTGATGATGGATCAGGCTGATCAACTGCAGTTTCCCTTGATAGAACTGTCGGCGGAAGTAGCCTTCCCGGATTTGATCAATGCCGTCCTGACGGCAACCCTGGATAAACAGAATGATTACCTCAGCCGCTCACTCAATTCCCACCGCCTGTTTATGGATATCGTATCTTTCGGCGGTGATTTGGCCGATATGGCCCGGAGCCTGGCGCAAATCATCGAAAACACAGTTCTGATTTATGATGCCAAACACCAGCGCTTAGTGGGAGAAACGGTAAACTGGCCAATCGAGGACATTCAGCTTCTCTGGCGGTGTGAAGACAAAGACCGGGTAGAATTGCCGGTTCAATCCCGCACCTACCTTACTGAACTGCCGGACTTTACCTTTCGGATCATGGAGCTGCCTGTTGCTTCCGGCCATGAGGTGTATGGCAAAGTGGTAGTGGCGGAAACCAACCGGCCCCTGACGGGACAGGATATCCTCATTATTGAACGGCTGGCGACCGTAGCGGCGCTGGAGATTGCCAACCGCCACGCAATCATGCAGATTGAGCGGCGTTATGCCAATGAGTTTCTGGATCAGCTCCTTTTTTCATCCCTGGACGACGACTTGAGGAACCGGGCCAGATTTTTTGGCTGGGACTTATGCAAACCATATGTTGCCATCCTGTTTCAATATGAAAATGCTGTCTGGCAAGGCATGGAGATCGATAATGAAATTGAAAAAAAACGCAATGAGATCAATAACCGGATTTATCTGGAGGTAGCCCAGCGCTGCCGGGGGCATAACTGCACGGCGATTCCCGGGACCAAGAGCAATGTAGTGGTGCTGTTGCTGGAGGTTGTGAGCAAGGAGTCTAAGCAGGCATACCGGGAAATCCGGAAAGCAGTGGAATCCTTGCGCCAGGTGGTCACCCCTCTGGTTAAAGAAGGATGGATTACCATTGGTACAGGCCGCTATTATCCTGAACCGGGAGGATATCAGAAAAGTTACCAGGAAGCCGTCAAAGCGTTAAAAATCGGCAAAGAAACCGGTTGCAGCGGTCAGAACGTTTATTTTCAAGACCTAGGAATTTATCGGCTGTTTGCCCTGATTGAAAAGAAAAATGAGCTGGAAGAATTTTTAGAGGAAAATATTCTTCCCTTAATGCGCTATGATGCCGAGAAAAATTCAGATTTGCTGTTGACACTGGAGATGTTTTTCCATTATCATGGCAATGCGAAAAAAGTATCAGAAAAATTATTTACCCATTATAATACCATTCTCTACCGTCTGGACCGGATACAGGAAATAACCGGGATGAATCTGGATGATCCGGAAGACAGATTGAACCTGCAGGTAGCCTTGCGGATTCGCAAATTGATCCAGAGAGGTTGA